The Triticum aestivum cultivar Chinese Spring chromosome 6D, IWGSC CS RefSeq v2.1, whole genome shotgun sequence genomic sequence aacacttctacgacagcacaggtatgactatcttgattctgtcataaaatcgtcatggatgtacatgcatgacagaaaacgtgacctactgtgacaaacacgtatcatcacggaagtgtatttttttatagtggagGTTGTGGATATGAGAGCGGAGATCTAGTCGCGGAGTCGGCTTGGGAAGTGGTGCTGTCTCGATAAATACATCAAGTGGTCCTATCTAACCGAGTCAAAAGCTTTCTTGATGTCTAACTTGAAGCGCAAGGTTGGAGATTTGTTGCGGTGAAATCGACGAGCCAAGTTGTAGACACACATAAAGTTATCGTAGATGCTCCATTTCTAGATGAATGCACTTCGCATATTGGAATCGATTTCTAGCATGTGTGGGGCGAGACGAGTGAACATCATCTTAGCAATGATCTTCGCAACCGCATGGTTGACACTTATGGGTCTCAAGTCGGATATCTCCTCCGCCCCATCTTTTTTTTAGATGAGGGCAATATTGGTCGAGTTGAGCCAATGAAGGCTAGAAACGTAGAGGGTTGAGAAGCTGTTGATCACTTTCATAATTTCCGGCTCGCTGATGTCCCAACATTATTTGAAAAAAGCTATATTGAAGCCATTGGGGCCCGGTGCTTTATCACCGGTAAGATCATTGATGgctgccccgacctcctcctcgacgAACAAAGCACCTAACTTAGAGAGATCTATTGTCGACTACGGGATGCAAGCCCGGTTGAAGTCCTTGGCGCGTGGATAATCTCTTTCTTATGATTATGATTCGTGACCCAACCATTATTGTGTTTAAGTAAGTGAATGAAGTTCTACCTTCAACGATGGTTGATACGAAGATGAAAAAAACGAGTGTTAGCATCTCCCTCTTTGAGCAATGTAATTCATGAGCTTTAGCTCTTCCTTGCCCGCTCGAGGACCACCAAGGCCACCACTTTTCTGTTAAGTTCCTTTCTAATGTTCTACTTGCCCGGGCTAAGTGGCCTTAGCTCTTGCGCGGCATCAAGCCAGAGGATGATCTCGAGGGCCATGTGGAGTTGGACTTCGTAGTTAGAGAAGATAGACTTGCCCCAGGTCCGTAGGCGCTGGCTCGTCCTTTTAAGCTTCTGAAAAAGCACTTGGTATGGCTCAGTATGGGTCATCTCTTCATGCGAGGCATCTTAGACTTCTTGAAGTCAGACATCTTGAtccaaaaaaattaaaacataaagTTTTTTGTCGCTTAGGTCCCTAGTCATAGGCCAGGAGGCCAGGAGGAGTGAGCAGTGATCAGAGAGCGAGGACGATAGTGCATGGAGGATGTATGAGCCAAAGTCAACATCCCAGTCTACATTGCAGAAAAACTAGCTAACTTGTTCAAGGTCGGGTTGGCCTGCTCATTGCTCCACATAAATTTTCTGTTTTGCAGGTGAATCTCTTTTAGCTCATAGGAGTTGAGGGCATTTTGGAAACGTATAAGACGGCCATAGTCAACATTTGTGTGACTTTTGTCACGAGCACGATAAATTTGGTTGAAATCATCTGTCACAAGCCATCTCGTATCGCGTCGGGGCTTCAAGCTCACAAGCTCTTGAAAAAGCGCGTCCTTAAGGTTGGATCATCAGATGTGCCGCTGGGAGGTGGTAACCAGGATCAAGCCGGGGTTCTTTGCGCCACACGTGGGGTCGGCTGAGACTTAACTGGATTGGATAGCACAAGATCTAATAGGAATCTCTTGATGAACATATGAGTAGCCATAGGACTTCGGTGCTCACCTCCACGAATCAATTTTAATCTGCAGTAGTGGGCAGGCGTGTTTGTCTAATCGTCTGCAGTGAAATCGCGCTAGTGCGGCCCGTGCCACCCGCGACCGCGAGGGCCGACGTGTTCACATGTCCGCCCTGCCGCCGACCTTTGCTCCGTCCGCGCGCGGAACCCGCGGCACCGGAAGCGGATAGGAAATTAaagcgaccacggcgacggcgccgACCAGCCGCCTCGCCGGGCTCGAGGCTGCGTGCGAACCCAAAGCCCCGTGATCCGGAGCGTGTGAACCTCAATCAAAAGGAACCTAGCACCAGCGCGGTTTAGAAAGCAGACGCGGTTCCGCGCCTGGGCCACAATCTCTGGAGTAGTATAGCACGATGTCGGTAGGCACTAGGCATCCTGTACACATGATCAGTCCAAGTGTCCAACTCCAACCTGCTGCTCGCGTAGATTCCCCGTCGTGCAAAACCTGCACGGCCATGCTCGGTAGGCGAGCGGCAGTTCCTCCTCCTCCATCACCAGCACAGTAGTTTGCTGGCTGTCAATGGTCCGATCACGGTCTAATCTCGTCGTCATGCACTCATGCACTCATCCAACAGCGGCAGTGTTCCGGCTCACGCCATCCCGAATGATGCACGCGTCGACCGTGCCGTCGTTGTTGCCTAACCACTCATTCGATCGGTTCATGTCACCTTGAAATCACAGAGCTCCCGCGTCTAAGCAAGTATACATGATCCCATTTCACTCACAGGAGACAAACTGTGTCGAGTCTCGGCACCTTGAAACGTACGCAATCTGCGAGTGTGAAGTCGTTGTCCGAAGGTTAGGTGGTCCGGCTAGCCGATATGACCCGATCTCCATGTGAAGGGGTAAATCGGATTCCACAACGCCGTCGGGTCGGTCGGCCGGCCGGCTGGCCCGGCCGCGCACACAACTAGATTCACTTCACTTTGGCCGATTGCTGGTATATATCATGTGAAAAGAAGCCGCACCTAAAAGGGACGGAATAGCCGGCCTCAAAGCTACAAAGGTGTCGCCGGTTGATATATGCGTATCTCCTAGCAGGGCATCCCGTAAAAAGAACAGGTGAAGTGCAATCAGGGCCACCCGTTCTGATTCATGGTTGGAGAATACTTTGACCACCCGCAAATTTTAACTAGTACAAAAAGTCGTGTAGTCTAGTCCTCTAGTGGAGTCAGATGTATTTTTTTAATCTGAAAAGCATTTTCTGTTAGAAGAATTGGTAATGAAAAGATCGAGCTAGGGTAGTTCAAATTAGACGAGCTGATCACCAAATGTTTATGAATATGTACATACACGGGGCGATGCTGATTCGATGCAATAGTCCTTTCATCATGATGGGAACATGCCTTTTGCAGCACCATCATGGAAATCTGATCGGTTGTTGGCACGAACAGCGCCAGCCGTTCATTTAATTATAAGCAAAAGCATTTCCCTTGCATTTCCTCATAGGTAAAGTTGCTCGACAATCGACATATATATTCGTTCCCGCACACCCGGTGAAAAGAAAGCCCATTGCCCACCAACTGCACGTTGCGGTCGATGCTGTTATATAAGCCCCACGTTTCCCGCGTCTCTAGCTTCTTCTCATACTAGTGCAACGCAGCATCATATTTCCTCTGAACTAAAGCTAGCGCCTGAGAGAAACCTTACGGTTCATCTTGGTTGGATCGATCAGTCACGATGGCTTCCGGCGCCGGTTCATGCTGGGCCTTGGTGGTGCTGCTCCTCGTTGCCCGCGCCTTCCCGGCGGCCGCCACCAGCTTCACCGTCGGCGGCAAGTCCGGCTGGACGATCGGCGTCGACTACACCACCTGGGCCAGCGGCAACACTTTCAAAGTCGGCGACAGTCTCGGTAAGACTTTCAAGTTTCTTCGTTCGTACTTACATACATGCTGTTAAACATGTGACTCCTGTGGTTAACGACATGTGTCTGCCCTGTTCTAGTGTTCAACTACGCCAAGGGGCTGCACACGGTGGCGGAGGTGAGCGCGGCCGACTACCTGGCGTGCGCGGCGGCCAACGCGGTCGGCTCTGACGGCAGCGGCGCGACCACCGTGCCCCTCAAGACCGGCGGCAAGCACTACTTTATCTGCACCATCACAGGCCACTGCGCTGGCGGCATGAAGCTCGAGGTGACcgtctccggctccggctccggctctggctcctcgCCGTCAACCCCGATGCCCACCCCGACCACGCCGTACACgagcccgaccccgaccccgacgacgacgacgccgacCACGCCGTACACGACCCCTACAACGCCATACACGACGCCGACGTCTCCAGCGTGCACTGGCACCACGCCTGGCGCGACGCCGCTGACACCGGTGACCCCAGGCACCATGCCGTTCTATTATTACAATGGCGCCGCCGGGCTCGCGCCGGCGTCGTGGGCTAGCTTTGCTCTGGTTTGTGCCGCGGTTGTGCAGCTCGGACTGTTATGAACTAGCGAGGCTAGCCCAGGATGAAGGCCGTGGTCTTATATATAGGTCACCTTGTGAGTGTGTGCAATTAATGTGTTAATTTGTTCTTTGTTGTGGTCGTGCAGACGAGGTTCCATTAATTGCCGTCTGCTAGTACCCAAATCTAACATAACTACAATATGCCCATGAAAAAGAAACAGTGCTGCTCTAGTGTGTCTCTAGAGCAATGCTTGCACACACCTATAGGGCATCTCCTCGCTCCTAAATTGGACATGGTATCTGTCCGCGGACTGGTAAATGTCCGCCTAGATCCGGCCTATTTGAATTTCAAATGCATAGCGCCCAATCACAACCAAAAGGAGCCAAGTATGCATAGTTTTCACATGCCCAATTACAAAAGAATCTCAGTCCGGCATATGGATTTTTTGCCCTGCAGGACCGGCTATCCGAGCCTCCACGCTCactctgccgccaccgcctcctcctcgccatccGCTTCCTTCTCGACCGCCTCCTTCTCGGCCGCCTCCTTCCGCGCCATCTTCAGTTGATCCTTCAAGCGCTTTAACATCCTAAGATGAACGGCTTGCACGATCATCCTTGCATCCTCATCCAACTCCTCCATTTTCAAGGTCCACATCTTTGAATCCTCCGAAGAGGCTGCGATCTCAACCTTCTTCTCTTCGAGCTTGGTCTTTTCTCTTCAAGCTTGACCTTCTTATCGGTCGCCGCGATCAAGATGTTAAACTTATCGTTCTTACATGCCTCTTTGACGTCGGAGCGCTTGACACATGCATCCTCATTCTTCACCAAGATGTCCTCGAACCTCTCTGTTCTCTTGGCTGCCGCCCCTCCTCactagatcatgtactttgatggttccaaaatgctagctggcgcgggggctggagtggtCCTTAACTAGCCAAAAGGTGACAAGCTATGTTATGTCTTGCAAATCCACTTGATGGCATTCAATAACAATGTAGAGCATGAAGCCTTGATGTATGGCTTCGAATGACAATCTCACTCAGGATTACCAGCTCGCTGGTCCATGGCGATTCGAATCTCCTCATCCAGCAGGTGGTGAAAGAGTGGGACATTAGGGGCGAATCACTAACTACC encodes the following:
- the LOC123141833 gene encoding blue copper protein; protein product: MASGAGSCWALVVLLLVARAFPAAATSFTVGGKSGWTIGVDYTTWASGNTFKVGDSLVFNYAKGLHTVAEVSAADYLACAAANAVGSDGSGATTVPLKTGGKHYFICTITGHCAGGMKLEVTVSGSGSGSGSSPSTPMPTPTTPYTSPTPTPTTTTPTTPYTTPTTPYTTPTSPACTGTTPGATPLTPVTPGTMPFYYYNGAAGLAPASWASFALVCAAVVQLGLL